Genomic window (Nitrososphaerales archaeon):
CCCTCTTTATCGTAGTAGAGTATGGGGAATAACGCTGCACCCCCTTCTGTGGCTGTCGCGATGATTTTAGAAGTATTCACCTCCCAATAACCTTCTTGTAAAAGAAATTCTCTGATCGCCGTTAATACATGATGTCTGATCTTAAAGATCGCTAAATTTACAGGCCTCCTTAAATCGACCGCACGTAGATCTAACCTTTTATCGAGGCTCGGTTGGGTCTTACTGAATAATTGGAAGGGAGGGGTCTTTTGGGCTAGGGCAAGGATCTTTATTTCTTTAGGGATGACTTCCGCACCATGGGGGGCCTTTTCGATACTCCTTACTATCCCCTTTACGGCGATGATCGAGTGTTCACTGAGCCCCCTAACCTTCTTTATAATCGATGGCGAAACTTCATCTTTACGGATGGTGATTTGGAGGATCCCTTCTCTATCTTGTAAGATTAAAAATGTTATCCCTCCCTGTTCACGAATACTCGCAACCCAACCGAAGACCGTAACCTCAGCTCCATCACAACTTGGAGTTATATCTATCGAATAATGGCTCCTCCTCCAACCCTCGAGCTCAGCTAAACGTTTTATCTTCAAATTTTTAACCTCTTTCAATTGAAACGCAAATGCTACGTAATCTTTTAAGAATTTAAGAATATAAGCATATCATCGATTAAATTATGATGCTTTATAAATGCTTCTTAAATATTCTCATATACATCTTTGATTTTGAAAAGGCTTCATCAAGAGCTCTTTGAAAGTACTCTTTATCCTCTTTTCTTAACTCTCTCAATACCTTTGCTGGCTGGCCAATAGCGATACTTTCTTTAGGTATTCTTGTATTCGATGTTACCAAACTGCCAGCGCCTATAATACTACCACGCTCAATATATGCACCATCCAATACTATCGCACCTACACCTACGAGCACTTCATCCTCTATCGTACATCTATGTAATATTGCACCATGGCTTATTAATACCCTTCTACCCAACTTTGAATCTTCAATAAGACAATGGTCTGCAATTACAGATTCATCACCAATCTCGGTCGGATTGATCTCACCCTTCACCAAACTTCCATACCATACTGAAGAATTATCACCGATCCTTACATCACCCATTATTCTCGCATCAGGATCTATAAATGTGTTCGAGCCCAACTTAGGCAATCTTCCATCGATCGCGATGATATTTTTCTCATTATAGGACTTCATATCTACCTCTAAACCTTTTGTAAAGGTAGCTAATCTATTTTTCTAATAATGGTGGATAAGTGTGGTAGAATGAGTAATAAATAAATGATAGCAATGATAGCAGAATCCTCTCCACGGAAGGTGATCTCTATAAATAAGAATAACTTGATTCGATCATGATATTCGATCATCGATCATTGATTATATAAACGCAAAATTTTAAAGCAAAATCTCTTATTAAAAAGAGGAAGATTTATTGTCGTTAAGGGAGAATAAGCTCAGAATCCTAATATCATGTATTACGGTATTTATCGTCATGCTTGGAGTCGGGATTATAAGCCCAATCTTACCCATCTATGCTGAGTCTTTTAATGTCCCGTACTTTATAGCTGGTTTTGTAATATCGGCCTTTGGTCTAGCAAGGCTCGTTAGCGATGTACCTATGGGTTCGTTCGCTGACAGATTTGGTAGAAAGCGAATGATGTTAATGGGTACGATCTTCTTTACGATCTCAGCATCGATCGCTGCATATTCAACAGATATCTACCAGCTCATCTTCTCTAGACTTATTCAAGGCATAGGTGCGGCGATGCTTACTACATCCGCTATGGCTTACATAGGTGATATCGCACCGGCGAATGAAAGAGGACTTTATATGAGTTTTTTCCAAGGAAGCTTCTTTTTAGGTGTAGCTGCTGGGCCCGCCGTTGGGGGATTCATTGTGGAATTGGGCGGCCTTCGTGCACCATTCATCACATTATCGATCCTTGCATTTATCGCTACAATATTCACACAATTTACAGTGCACGAATGTATACAAGTAGATAGAGAAGAGAGAAAATTTCACGTACACTTCAATGAAATAATGAATATGTTGCGTGATAAAAACCTACTTGTACTATATGGTGGATCTATAGTGAGCTTTACCATGGTAGGAGGGTTAAGGAATGTGGCGATCCCCCTCTTCAGTGTAAAAGTAATTCGCCTTTCTAACATCGAGATGGGGGTAATTCTGAGTGTAGCGGCATTTGCAAGTTTTGTGACGATCATCTGTTCTGGATCGTTGCTCGATAAACTTGGACGAAAACCGCTATTAGTGCTCGGATTTTTATTTGCATCGATCTCATGTTATACTTTTATTCACGCCAATAATTTCCTCTCCATGGTTCTCATCGCGCTAATTTATGGTTTCTCGAACGGTATGATTCAACCATCACAGGCAACGATCATCATCGATAAATCGAATTTAAAGTATAGGGGATTATCGGTAGGGCTTTATCGCACATTCAATGATATTGGAATTATCATCGGACCCATCCTTGTTGGTACTCTTTCAGACCATTTTGGCCTTGCATCACCATTTATGTTGGTAGCATTTTTATGCTTAATTGCAGGCCTAATCACTCTTGCTTTCTTATCTTAACCGCTTTGTATCTGAGTCTATATCAAACAATCGATCACTCTACAATAGTAAAAACCTAATGAATTAAATTTCAAAATGTGAATCTTTGGAGATAAATAATTGAATCTGATTAAAGAGATGATCGAATATATCATGGGTTAAGATCGAAAAGAATCGAAAAGATCGAAAGAACAACATCGTATTACTATCGTAAAAGATATTAATACCAATCATTCTATACTTGCATATGCATATACCAGATGGCTTTCTCGATCTTCACATATGTGCAATCACATATTTGGCAACGATCGTCTTTTGGGTATTTGCATTTAGAAGAGCAAGGCAGGTTATCGATGAGAAGCACATACCTTTGATGGCAACTTTAACCGCGATGTTCTTCGCCGCCCAAATGATGAATTATCCAATTATAGGAGGGACTACTGCGCACATCCTTGGAGGGCCTAT
Coding sequences:
- a CDS encoding gamma carbonic anhydrase family protein, with the protein product MKSYNEKNIIAIDGRLPKLGSNTFIDPDARIMGDVRIGDNSSVWYGSLVKGEINPTEIGDESVIADHCLIEDSKLGRRVLISHGAILHRCTIEDEVLVGVGAIVLDGAYIERGSIIGAGSLVTSNTRIPKESIAIGQPAKVLRELRKEDKEYFQRALDEAFSKSKMYMRIFKKHL
- a CDS encoding MFS transporter; translation: MSLRENKLRILISCITVFIVMLGVGIISPILPIYAESFNVPYFIAGFVISAFGLARLVSDVPMGSFADRFGRKRMMLMGTIFFTISASIAAYSTDIYQLIFSRLIQGIGAAMLTTSAMAYIGDIAPANERGLYMSFFQGSFFLGVAAGPAVGGFIVELGGLRAPFITLSILAFIATIFTQFTVHECIQVDREERKFHVHFNEIMNMLRDKNLLVLYGGSIVSFTMVGGLRNVAIPLFSVKVIRLSNIEMGVILSVAAFASFVTIICSGSLLDKLGRKPLLVLGFLFASISCYTFIHANNFLSMVLIALIYGFSNGMIQPSQATIIIDKSNLKYRGLSVGLYRTFNDIGIIIGPILVGTLSDHFGLASPFMLVAFLCLIAGLITLAFLS